A region from the Azospirillaceae bacterium genome encodes:
- the scpB gene encoding SMC-Scp complex subunit ScpB: MLQPELEGFDRHAEQLRLVEAVLFASAEPVEEAALQARLGTGADVRGLLAELQAHYSPRGVHLVAASGRWAFRTAADLAPLLQRETEVSSRLSRAAVETLSIIAYHQPVTRAEIESIRGVATSKGTLDILMEAGWIKPGRRRETPGRPLTWLTTPAFLDHFGLESLRDLPGVDDLRAAGLLDARPAVTTLFSRGDDAALPRAVEDSVDE, from the coding sequence ATGCTGCAGCCGGAACTGGAGGGCTTCGACCGCCACGCCGAACAGCTGCGCCTGGTGGAGGCCGTGCTGTTCGCCTCGGCCGAGCCGGTGGAGGAGGCGGCATTGCAGGCCCGCCTGGGGACCGGGGCCGACGTGCGAGGCCTGCTGGCGGAATTGCAGGCGCACTACAGCCCGCGCGGCGTGCACCTGGTGGCGGCCTCCGGCCGCTGGGCCTTCCGCACCGCGGCCGACCTGGCGCCCCTGTTGCAGCGGGAGACGGAGGTGTCGTCCCGTCTGTCGCGCGCGGCGGTGGAGACGCTGTCCATCATCGCCTATCACCAGCCGGTGACCCGGGCGGAGATCGAAAGCATCCGTGGTGTCGCCACCAGCAAGGGCACGCTGGACATCCTGATGGAAGCCGGCTGGATCAAGCCGGGCCGCCGGCGGGAGACGCCGGGCCGGCCGCTGACCTGGCTGACCACCCCGGCTTTCCTGGATCATTTCGGTTTGGAATCGTTGCGCGACCTGCCGGGCGTGGATGACCTGCGCGCCGCAGGATTGCTGGACGCCCGCCCCGCCGTCACCACCCTGTTCTCGCGCGGCGACGATGCCGCCCTGCCGCGCGCGGTGGAGGACAGCGTCGATGAGTAA
- a CDS encoding ScpA family protein — protein sequence MAEGQAAAEGEWEAAEVGEDEPALLVDLGEFEGPIDLLLTLARDQKVDLTRISILALAEQYLKFINEARRLRLEVAADYLVTAAWLAYLKSRLLLPTPETEEPSGEELAQALAFQLQRLEAMQNAAARLMSRPRLGRDVFPRGAPEDIPVFERRVAEVTLYDLLRAYGDIKRRQQKTGPLHLPPVDLFTIEDAIRRVEAMLGRLPDWTRLDRFLPPDWRGGSSREDKLKARSALAATFVATLELAKAGQLEVRQDSAFGPLYVRRTETPPTPSLAKPPEDTP from the coding sequence ATGGCCGAGGGCCAAGCGGCAGCGGAGGGGGAGTGGGAGGCCGCCGAGGTTGGCGAGGACGAGCCCGCCCTGCTGGTCGATCTGGGGGAGTTCGAGGGCCCCATCGACCTGCTGCTGACCCTGGCGCGCGACCAGAAGGTCGACCTGACCCGCATCTCCATCCTGGCCCTGGCCGAGCAGTACCTGAAATTCATCAATGAGGCGCGCCGCCTGCGGTTGGAGGTGGCGGCCGATTACCTGGTGACCGCCGCGTGGCTGGCTTACCTGAAGTCGCGCCTGCTGCTGCCGACGCCGGAGACGGAGGAGCCCAGCGGTGAGGAATTGGCCCAGGCCCTGGCCTTCCAGCTGCAACGGCTGGAGGCCATGCAGAACGCTGCCGCCCGCCTGATGTCCCGGCCACGCCTGGGCCGCGACGTCTTCCCGCGTGGCGCGCCGGAGGACATTCCGGTGTTCGAACGCCGGGTGGCGGAGGTCACGCTGTACGACCTGCTGCGCGCCTATGGCGACATCAAGCGCCGGCAGCAGAAGACGGGGCCGTTGCACCTCCCGCCGGTGGATTTGTTCACCATCGAGGACGCCATCCGCCGGGTGGAGGCCATGCTGGGCCGCCTGCCGGACTGGACGCGGCTGGACCGCTTCCTGCCCCCCGACTGGCGTGGTGGCAGCAGTCGCGAGGACAAGCTGAAGGCGCGTTCCGCCCTGGCCGCGACCTTCGTCGCCACCCTGGAACTGGCCAAGGCCGGCCAGCTGGAGGTGCGGCAGGACAGCGCCTTCGGCCCCCTCTACGTCCGCCGCACCGAAACGCCGCCCACTCCCTCGCTGGCCAAGCCCCCGGAAGACACGCCATGA